Proteins co-encoded in one Streptococcus ruminicola genomic window:
- a CDS encoding proline--tRNA ligase, producing MKQSQMLIPTLREMPSDAQVISHALMVRAGYVRQVSAGIYAYLPLANRTIEKFKKIMREEFEKIGAVEMLAPALLNADLWRESGRYETYGEDLYKLKNRDKSDFILGPTHEETFTSLVRDAVKSYKQLPLNLYQIQSKYRDEKRPRNGLLRTREFIMKDGYSFHADYEGLDETYEEYRKAYEAVFTRAGLDFKGIIGDGGAMGGKDSQEFMAITPDRTDLDRWVVLDKSIASIDEIPEDVLEDIKKELSSWLVSGEDTVAYSTESSYAANLEMASNEYKPSTKVVAQEDVKRVETPNCKSIDEVAAFLNVDEEQTIKTLLFIADKEPVVALLVGNDQVNDVKLKNYLGADFLDPATEEDAVKVFGANFGSLGPVNLPENVRIIADRKVQDVANAVVGANEDGYHLTGVNPGRDFEAEYVDIREVKEGEISPDGKGVLKFARGIEIGHIFKLGTRYSESMGATILDQNGRAVPIIMGCYGIGVSRILSAVIEQHARLFVSKTPKGAYRFAWGINFPKELAPFDVHVITVNVKDEEAQALTAKVEAELVEKGYEVLVDDRNERVGSKFSDSDLIGLPIRVTVGKKAADGIVEVKIKATGDTIEVNAENLIETLEILTKEN from the coding sequence ATGAAACAATCACAAATGCTTATCCCAACGCTTCGCGAAATGCCAAGCGACGCTCAAGTTATCAGTCATGCTCTTATGGTTCGTGCTGGTTATGTTCGTCAAGTCTCAGCAGGTATCTACGCTTACCTACCACTTGCTAACCGCACAATTGAAAAATTCAAAAAAATCATGCGTGAAGAGTTTGAAAAAATCGGTGCCGTTGAAATGCTTGCACCAGCACTTTTGAACGCTGACCTTTGGCGTGAATCAGGTCGTTACGAAACTTACGGTGAAGACCTTTATAAACTTAAAAACCGCGATAAATCAGACTTTATCCTTGGTCCAACTCACGAAGAAACATTTACAAGCCTTGTTCGTGATGCGGTTAAATCATACAAACAATTACCACTTAACCTTTACCAAATCCAATCTAAATACCGTGATGAAAAACGTCCACGTAACGGACTTCTTCGTACACGTGAATTTATCATGAAAGATGGTTACAGTTTCCACGCAGACTACGAAGGTTTGGATGAAACTTACGAAGAATACCGCAAAGCTTATGAAGCAGTCTTCACACGTGCAGGACTTGATTTCAAAGGTATCATCGGTGATGGTGGAGCTATGGGTGGTAAAGACTCTCAAGAGTTTATGGCAATTACTCCAGATCGTACAGATCTTGACCGTTGGGTTGTTCTTGACAAATCAATCGCTTCAATCGATGAAATTCCAGAAGATGTATTAGAAGACATCAAAAAAGAATTGTCATCATGGTTGGTTTCAGGGGAAGATACTGTTGCCTACTCAACAGAATCAAGTTACGCTGCTAACCTTGAAATGGCAAGCAACGAATACAAACCATCAACAAAAGTTGTCGCTCAAGAAGATGTTAAACGTGTGGAAACACCTAACTGTAAATCAATTGATGAAGTGGCTGCTTTCTTGAACGTTGATGAAGAACAAACAATCAAAACACTTCTATTCATCGCTGATAAAGAACCAGTTGTTGCGCTTCTTGTTGGAAACGACCAAGTCAACGATGTTAAATTGAAAAACTACCTTGGTGCTGACTTCCTTGACCCAGCAACTGAAGAAGATGCTGTTAAAGTCTTCGGTGCAAACTTTGGTTCACTTGGCCCAGTTAACCTTCCTGAAAACGTTCGTATCATTGCTGACCGCAAAGTACAAGACGTTGCTAATGCAGTTGTAGGTGCTAACGAAGATGGTTACCACTTGACTGGTGTTAACCCAGGACGTGACTTCGAAGCAGAATACGTTGATATTCGTGAAGTTAAAGAAGGCGAAATCTCACCAGACGGTAAAGGTGTTCTTAAATTCGCTCGTGGTATCGAAATCGGACACATCTTCAAACTTGGTACTCGCTACTCAGAAAGCATGGGAGCGACAATTCTTGACCAAAACGGTCGTGCTGTTCCAATTATCATGGGATGCTACGGTATCGGTGTTAGCCGTATCTTGTCAGCTGTTATCGAACAACACGCTCGTCTCTTCGTTTCTAAAACACCAAAAGGTGCTTACCGCTTTGCATGGGGTATTAACTTCCCTAAAGAATTGGCACCATTTGATGTTCACGTCATCACTGTTAACGTGAAAGATGAAGAAGCACAAGCTTTGACAGCTAAAGTAGAAGCTGAATTGGTTGAAAAAGGTTACGAAGTTTTGGTTGATGACCGTAACGAACGTGTCGGATCAAAATTCTCAGATAGCGACCTTATCGGACTTCCAATCCGTGTGACAGTTGGTAAAAAAGCTGCTGATGGTATCGTAGAAGTTAAAATCAAAGCAACTGGTGATACAATCGAAGTTAACGCTGAAAACCTTATTGAAACACTTGAAATTTTGACAAAAGAAAACTAA